A single Egibacteraceae bacterium DNA region contains:
- the sigH gene encoding RNA polymerase sporulation sigma factor SigH produces MRRRAAPLGAAPNWTADAVDDQLVERVFTGDHTALDELLERYRGFVRSKARSYFLVGADREDVMQEGMIGLYKAIRDFDPARQVTFRAFAELCVTRQIITAVKAATRHKHGPLNTYVSLHLPTHDDDSDRELLDAFVSPAVDPAESVVSSSELERLERYCAQILSDLEAEVLERYVDGQTYSEIAVELDRHVKSIDNALQRIKRKVTDHVHTRQRLAEA; encoded by the coding sequence TTGAGACGCCGCGCGGCCCCTCTGGGGGCGGCCCCAAACTGGACGGCCGATGCCGTCGACGACCAGCTCGTCGAACGCGTCTTCACCGGGGACCACACCGCGCTCGACGAGCTGCTGGAGCGCTACCGCGGCTTCGTGCGGAGCAAGGCGCGTTCGTACTTCCTCGTCGGCGCCGACCGTGAGGACGTCATGCAGGAGGGCATGATCGGCCTCTACAAGGCGATCCGCGACTTCGACCCGGCACGCCAGGTCACCTTCCGCGCCTTCGCCGAGCTGTGCGTCACCCGCCAGATCATCACCGCGGTGAAGGCCGCCACCCGCCACAAGCATGGCCCGCTGAACACCTACGTGTCGCTGCACCTGCCGACCCACGACGACGACTCCGACCGGGAGCTGCTCGACGCGTTCGTGTCCCCTGCGGTGGATCCCGCGGAGAGCGTCGTGTCGTCCTCCGAGCTCGAGCGGCTCGAACGCTACTGCGCGCAGATCCTGTCCGACCTCGAGGCGGAGGTCCTCGAGCGCTACGTCGACGGGCAGACGTACTCGGAGATCGCCGTCGAGCTCGACCGGCACGTGAAGTCCATCGACAACGCGCTGCAGCGCATCAAGCGCAAGGTCACCGACCACGTGCACACCCGGCAGCGCCTCGCCGAGGCCTGA